The genomic stretch ACAAATTCAGGAAGGCGATTTTATTATTCTATTGGGGCTTTCAGGCAGTGGAAAATCTACATTTCTGCGTTGTCTCAATCGCCTTATCGAACCCAGCGGCGGCATAGTCCTGTTTCGCGGCCAAAATATCCTATCTCTTCAAGGAATGGAACTTAGGCATTATCGCAGACAAATCGGAATGGTGTTTCAGCAATTTAACCTCGTTAAAAACTTGACCGTGCTTACTAATGTTTTAACCGGACGCCTTGGCTATCATTCATCTCTTTCACCTTTTAGCAAAGAGGACTACGAACTTGCCAGGCAAAACCTGCAAAAGGTGGGTTTACAGGATTTTGCCGATAAAAAAGTAAAATTCCTTTCCGGAGGACAACAACAAAGAGTTGGCATAGCTCGTGCCCTGATGCAAAAACCATCTTTAATTCTTGCTGACGAACCAGTCGCCAGTTTAGACCCTGCCACCGCAGATTCCAT from Candidatus Cloacimonas sp. encodes the following:
- the phnC gene encoding phosphonate ABC transporter ATP-binding protein; this translates as MNPAPNLLEVQNLNKSYDGHHLALDNLSLQIQEGDFIILLGLSGSGKSTFLRCLNRLIEPSGGIVLFRGQNILSLQGMELRHYRRQIGMVFQQFNLVKNLTVLTNVLTGRLGYHSSLSPFSKEDYELARQNLQKVGLQDFADKKVKFLSGGQQQRVGIARALMQKPSLILADEPVASLDPATADSIMQYLGEINQEGITIICSLHFLTLARRYGNRVLALKDGKKVFEGVPNEIDNIRFKEIYGQDAEEI